A section of the Chloroflexota bacterium genome encodes:
- a CDS encoding 3'-5' exonuclease — translation MSGKFGGRKYQASKSGATVAYRAALRRKLNQTGWRQRAAVGAAVLDSVEFRVGGLAKVEFLIGFLARRLLGDQDQVDFNDADPQGGQISPTGLEDVVAIDVETTGLDSRRDRIVELALVGLTGEGDLAWQWESLINPERPVPLSATQIHGIRDSDLVNAPVFSEVSGAVEALLAEKVLLAHNLRFDAGFLHAEFRRCGLAVPTNRGIDTLQMSRQFDANERSHKLADACRRYGVYLSGGHRAKQDAMAVAQLFVAMCERNEDHSSGFSPGTYRIG, via the coding sequence ATTTCCGGCAAGTTCGGAGGCCGAAAATATCAAGCATCGAAAAGCGGTGCGACCGTCGCGTATCGAGCGGCCTTGCGCAGAAAACTCAATCAAACGGGTTGGCGCCAGCGCGCCGCAGTAGGGGCCGCCGTGTTGGATTCCGTCGAGTTTCGGGTTGGGGGATTGGCCAAAGTGGAATTCCTGATCGGATTTCTGGCGCGGCGTCTGCTCGGCGACCAAGATCAAGTCGACTTCAACGATGCGGATCCGCAGGGCGGTCAAATCTCCCCAACGGGGCTTGAAGACGTAGTCGCAATTGATGTCGAAACCACCGGCCTCGACTCCAGGCGCGATCGGATCGTCGAACTGGCCCTGGTCGGATTGACAGGAGAGGGTGATCTCGCTTGGCAATGGGAATCGCTGATCAATCCGGAGCGGCCGGTACCGCTTTCGGCAACGCAAATTCACGGCATCCGAGACAGCGATTTGGTTAATGCGCCGGTTTTTTCCGAAGTTTCTGGCGCCGTGGAGGCGTTGCTAGCGGAAAAGGTCCTGCTTGCACACAATCTCAGATTTGATGCCGGTTTTCTCCATGCCGAATTCCGGCGCTGTGGCCTTGCGGTGCCTACCAACCGGGGAATAGACACGCTGCAAATGTCGCGCCAATTCGACGCCAACGAGCGGTCCCACAAACTGGCCGATGCTTGTCGCCGCTACGGTGTCTACTTAAGCGGCGGCCATCGGGCTAAGCAGGACGCGATGGCGGTCGCGCAATTGTTCGTAGCGATGTGCGAGCGCAACGAAGACCATAGTTCCGGATTCAGTCCCGGCACTTACCGAATCGGGTAA